One window from the genome of Cyclobacterium amurskyense encodes:
- a CDS encoding SDR family oxidoreductase, with protein MEIKNKVVVVTGATSGIGQACALIFGKAGAKIWITGRSRVKLDETLLLLQKEGVECGGGVCDAAKAEDNEKMAHEVIGHYGKIDILINNAGISMRALFKDLDLKVFHQVMDINFWGTVYATKYCMDEILKNKGAIIGVSSINGFRGTPARTAYTASKFAMNGFFESLRTEVMKLGVHVMVVCPGFTASNIRNNALLADGSSQSESPRDEDKMMTAEEVAEAMLTALRKKKRDLVLTREGKMAAFLNKWVPGIMDKIVYNHMAKEKDSPFK; from the coding sequence ATGGAAATAAAGAATAAAGTGGTTGTTGTTACTGGGGCCACCTCAGGAATTGGGCAAGCTTGTGCCCTTATTTTTGGGAAAGCCGGGGCTAAAATTTGGATTACCGGTAGAAGCCGAGTTAAATTAGATGAAACATTGCTTCTGCTTCAAAAGGAAGGAGTTGAGTGTGGAGGTGGCGTTTGTGATGCAGCCAAGGCCGAGGATAATGAAAAAATGGCGCATGAGGTTATCGGGCATTATGGGAAAATAGATATTTTGATCAACAATGCAGGGATAAGCATGCGGGCATTGTTTAAAGATCTGGACTTGAAAGTTTTTCATCAGGTTATGGATATTAATTTTTGGGGTACCGTATATGCTACCAAATACTGCATGGATGAAATTCTTAAAAATAAAGGAGCCATTATTGGGGTCTCCTCCATAAATGGTTTCAGAGGCACACCAGCCAGAACGGCTTATACAGCCAGCAAATTTGCCATGAATGGCTTCTTTGAGTCTTTGCGTACGGAGGTGATGAAATTAGGGGTACATGTGATGGTAGTTTGCCCTGGCTTTACTGCCTCAAATATCAGAAATAATGCGCTTTTGGCAGATGGAAGCAGTCAAAGCGAATCCCCAAGGGATGAGGATAAAATGATGACGGCCGAAGAAGTAGCTGAGGCAATGCTAACAGCACTGCGGAAAAAGAAAAGAGACTTGGTATTAACTAGAGAGGGTAAAATGGCTGCATTCCTGAATAAGTGGGTGCCTGGTATAATGGATAAAATTGTGTACAATCATATGGCCAAAGAAAAAGATTCACCCTTTAAATAA
- a CDS encoding AAA domain-containing protein, with product MSKLKDVLRVYLNRLVDLSSNNRSIFLPKIISSQMIDLKDFHFLNNHASFFYITELLGRKRNIPLIQVLDSRDQNVNQLSVRLKRLKQQVNFTIEETGEKSLFVGWPFVEGKFLNGQLTRCPLVFFPVELILDNKTWYLRKSVGELPFLNPSFLLAYSQAVGKPFDSEWLEASLEDFSKDPMGFRTDLYQLLKNQVELNFSREIYQDQLDFFPDNSRDYFEETFDVGLLKLKPYAILGQFSQKSSFLMDDYEQLINHSDHESLEALFSDYFANKTDNSQASTENNLYNTFPIDSSQESVIHYTKSGNSCVVQGPPGTGKSQLICNMLADFASRGKKVLVVSQKRAALDVVYQRISSQGMSNFTALVHDYRGDRKELYKKINHQISSLENYQALNRSIDAIQLERNFSQMCRNIERFSDFFDAYKEALYETSDCGAPVKELYLTSDYRSVGIDMTQFYRCFRLDELDGFLNDFEQYQYYYKKFQVSASFWLHRVDFSVMGPEAINGASATFQELFSVKITAKNDLNSMLADIFEYGLIYQSFQQKERIDALSLTISDQEVYEKFKVLMSHDAGTLDLLWLENKVDMISKLLMDQGVEWGISDQEVEETLQHAVHSSKQLESWYGKLSLNVNPKKFALIRSLLEKNGLKNNKEDIAILVQRLENRMNLNHQYALLVQKNWIKLPEKPFTLEQFEKAAALHIKALNARFIMNELGVLASYFYKPQFSFDHFQHLLEGVSVINDWVEDHFSTWREYLTEIQIKHLLSSENEEKLNGIQSNLPKDIDELTRFDKLRHSMLEEEKKVIEKLIDEYPDSDYEALKNMFLSSLKISWISHLEAKYPVLKEIYGPQIKSNISDFENSVEEKLKIARFIIEMRLREGVCADLEYNRLNNLISYRELAHQVGKKRQIWSVKKLIDHYKEDIFRLIPCWLASPETASALFPLEQYFDLVIFDEASQCYFERGLPLMLRGKQVVIAGDGQQLKPYDLYQTRIQSEEEETMEVEIDALLDMVAQYFPTFHLQTHYRSATLPLIDFSNKHFYEGKLHMLPDRKVLNSGESGLKLIRVEGVWENQTNKLEAEQVILQLQSLRMKYPMDSIGVITFNYYQMILISSMLETEEGLSQDENIKVKNIENVQGDEFDHVVFSVGYSRNPEGKFTANFGLLSRKGGENRLNVAITRARKQNILISSLKVSDFKERHMKNPGIRLLKAYLVFVDEVQQGNATLELRPDAPGYDRNWSFRDRLIGSYGSHEVVENPYSAVMDLEVKEKDKAVAAILTDDQRFFSSRTAKEAFVYHPRLLTSRNWNIVFLFSRQYWLDKEDLLQTRIAQVKTQSGE from the coding sequence ATGTCCAAACTAAAAGATGTACTTCGGGTTTATTTGAATAGGTTAGTAGATCTCTCCTCTAATAATCGATCTATATTCCTGCCTAAGATCATTTCAAGTCAAATGATTGATTTGAAGGATTTCCATTTTCTTAATAATCATGCATCTTTTTTTTATATCACTGAATTACTAGGCCGAAAAAGAAATATTCCCTTGATCCAGGTTTTGGATAGCCGGGATCAGAATGTCAATCAACTTTCTGTAAGATTAAAACGCCTGAAACAGCAGGTTAACTTTACAATTGAAGAAACAGGTGAGAAAAGTCTATTTGTAGGATGGCCATTTGTGGAGGGTAAATTTCTTAATGGGCAGCTTACACGTTGTCCACTTGTGTTTTTTCCAGTTGAACTTATATTAGACAACAAAACATGGTACCTGAGGAAAAGTGTTGGGGAGTTGCCCTTTTTAAACCCTTCCTTTTTATTGGCATATAGTCAGGCAGTAGGGAAACCATTTGATAGTGAATGGTTGGAAGCCTCTTTGGAAGATTTCAGCAAAGATCCAATGGGCTTTCGAACAGACCTTTATCAATTGCTCAAAAATCAGGTGGAATTAAATTTCAGTCGAGAAATATACCAGGATCAACTGGATTTTTTCCCTGACAATTCTAGGGATTATTTCGAAGAGACATTTGATGTGGGGCTACTTAAGTTAAAGCCTTATGCCATTCTTGGTCAGTTTTCTCAAAAAAGTTCTTTTTTGATGGATGATTATGAGCAACTCATCAATCATTCTGATCATGAGAGCTTAGAAGCATTGTTTTCGGATTACTTTGCCAACAAGACGGACAATTCACAGGCCTCTACTGAAAATAATTTATACAATACCTTCCCCATTGATTCCAGCCAAGAGTCTGTGATTCACTATACAAAATCAGGTAATTCCTGCGTAGTTCAGGGACCACCAGGAACAGGGAAGTCGCAACTCATTTGTAATATGCTAGCAGATTTTGCCTCTAGGGGCAAGAAAGTGCTCGTAGTGTCTCAAAAAAGAGCTGCGCTTGATGTGGTTTACCAACGCATCTCTTCACAAGGCATGTCGAATTTCACTGCTTTGGTGCATGACTATAGGGGAGATAGAAAGGAACTCTATAAAAAAATAAATCATCAAATCAGCTCTCTTGAAAACTATCAGGCACTGAACAGGTCCATTGATGCAATACAGCTCGAGCGGAATTTCAGTCAAATGTGCAGGAATATTGAAAGGTTTTCTGACTTTTTTGATGCCTATAAGGAGGCATTGTATGAGACCAGTGATTGTGGTGCCCCGGTCAAGGAGTTATACCTTACTTCAGATTATCGAAGTGTAGGAATTGATATGACTCAGTTTTATCGTTGTTTCCGCTTGGATGAGTTGGATGGGTTTTTAAATGACTTTGAGCAATACCAATACTATTACAAGAAATTTCAGGTTTCAGCTTCATTTTGGCTGCATAGAGTGGATTTTTCGGTTATGGGACCTGAAGCTATTAATGGTGCTTCAGCTACTTTTCAAGAGCTTTTTTCTGTTAAAATCACAGCTAAAAACGATTTGAATTCCATGCTGGCAGATATCTTTGAGTATGGACTTATTTACCAATCCTTCCAGCAAAAAGAAAGAATAGATGCCTTGAGCCTTACCATAAGCGACCAGGAGGTTTATGAAAAGTTTAAGGTGCTTATGAGTCATGATGCAGGCACTTTAGACCTGCTATGGTTGGAGAATAAGGTGGACATGATCAGTAAATTGCTGATGGATCAAGGTGTGGAGTGGGGAATCAGTGATCAGGAGGTAGAGGAAACCCTGCAACATGCGGTCCATTCTTCCAAGCAACTGGAATCCTGGTATGGAAAACTTTCCTTGAATGTCAACCCAAAGAAATTTGCCTTAATTAGATCCCTGCTTGAGAAAAATGGGTTAAAAAACAATAAAGAAGACATTGCTATCTTGGTTCAGCGATTGGAAAATCGAATGAATTTAAACCATCAATATGCGCTTTTGGTGCAAAAGAATTGGATTAAACTTCCGGAAAAGCCTTTCACGCTTGAACAATTTGAAAAAGCCGCAGCTTTGCATATCAAAGCATTGAATGCAAGGTTTATCATGAATGAACTGGGTGTTTTAGCCTCCTATTTTTACAAACCACAATTTTCATTTGATCATTTTCAGCATTTATTGGAGGGTGTAAGTGTTATCAATGATTGGGTAGAGGATCATTTTTCTACTTGGAGGGAATACCTTACTGAAATACAAATTAAACACCTACTTAGCTCTGAGAATGAAGAAAAGTTAAATGGAATACAAAGCAACCTTCCAAAAGATATTGACGAATTAACTCGTTTCGATAAGCTCAGGCACAGTATGCTTGAGGAAGAAAAGAAAGTAATAGAGAAATTAATTGATGAATATCCTGACAGTGATTATGAGGCTTTAAAAAACATGTTTTTATCCAGCTTGAAGATCAGTTGGATAAGTCATCTGGAAGCAAAATACCCTGTATTGAAGGAGATTTATGGCCCTCAAATCAAAAGTAATATTTCTGATTTTGAGAATTCTGTTGAAGAGAAGTTGAAGATAGCTCGTTTTATTATTGAAATGAGATTGAGAGAGGGGGTTTGTGCAGACCTGGAATACAATAGGCTAAACAACCTGATTTCCTATAGGGAATTGGCCCATCAGGTAGGTAAAAAACGCCAAATTTGGTCTGTTAAAAAATTAATTGACCATTACAAAGAAGACATCTTTCGACTTATCCCATGTTGGCTGGCCTCTCCTGAGACAGCCTCCGCATTATTTCCGCTTGAACAATACTTTGATTTGGTGATTTTTGATGAAGCGAGTCAATGTTATTTTGAAAGAGGTTTGCCCCTAATGCTTAGAGGTAAGCAGGTCGTTATTGCAGGAGACGGGCAACAACTCAAGCCTTATGACCTATACCAAACCAGAATTCAATCAGAAGAAGAGGAAACCATGGAAGTGGAGATTGATGCCCTGTTGGATATGGTCGCACAGTACTTCCCAACATTCCATTTACAAACCCATTACCGAAGTGCTACTTTGCCATTGATAGATTTTTCTAATAAGCATTTTTATGAAGGAAAGTTACACATGCTTCCTGATAGGAAAGTCCTGAATAGTGGTGAAAGTGGGCTGAAGTTAATAAGGGTAGAGGGTGTGTGGGAAAACCAAACGAATAAGCTAGAAGCTGAGCAAGTGATTTTGCAATTGCAAAGTTTACGCATGAAATACCCTATGGATAGTATTGGTGTAATTACTTTTAATTACTACCAAATGATACTGATTTCCAGTATGCTTGAGACTGAGGAAGGTCTTTCCCAGGATGAAAATATCAAGGTAAAAAACATTGAAAATGTTCAAGGTGATGAATTTGATCATGTTGTGTTTTCGGTAGGCTATTCTAGAAATCCTGAAGGGAAATTTACAGCTAATTTTGGCTTACTATCTAGAAAAGGTGGTGAAAACAGACTGAATGTGGCCATTACCAGGGCTAGGAAACAGAATATCCTGATTTCTAGCTTGAAGGTGAGTGATTTTAAAGAAAGGCACATGAAAAATCCCGGAATACGGCTTTTAAAAGCCTATTTGGTATTTGTCGATGAGGTGCAGCAAGGAAATGCTACCTTAGAACTAAGGCCAGATGCTCCAGGATACGACCGGAATTGGTCTTTTAGAGACAGGCTTATCGGGAGTTATGGCAGTCATGAAGTAGTTGAAAACCCCTACTCGGCAGTGATGGATCTGGAAGTAAAAGAAAAAGACAAGGCTGTGGCAGCAATTCTTACGGATGACCAACGTTTCTTTTCCTCCCGAACGGCAAAGGAGGCTTTTGTGTATCACCCTCGATTATTGACCTCCAGAAATTGGAATATAGTTTTTTTATTCAGTAGGCAATATTGGCTTGATAAGGAGGATTTGTTACAGACCAGGATTGCTCAGGTAAAAACCCAATCTGGTGAATAA
- a CDS encoding gliding motility lipoprotein GldH, with amino-acid sequence MKSKTAWKNSLVIVLFWVITACNNGRVYESFQDLETLKWVVSDTISFDIDSLDVNSKMSSILAIRYDDKYEYNNLYVRFLLRDSVDKVLMDSLLNIHLFDPKTGKPLGQGFGNRRIRYDTLPGGLIHAKSTFQFIQYMRKDTLAGIESIGLKINEGQ; translated from the coding sequence ATGAAAAGTAAGACTGCATGGAAAAACTCACTTGTCATTGTTCTATTTTGGGTAATTACCGCTTGTAACAATGGTCGTGTTTACGAGTCTTTTCAAGATTTAGAGACGCTGAAATGGGTCGTTTCTGATACCATTTCTTTTGATATTGATTCATTGGATGTAAATTCTAAAATGTCTTCTATTCTAGCCATCAGGTATGATGACAAATATGAATACAACAATCTCTATGTTCGTTTCCTCCTTAGGGACAGTGTCGATAAAGTTTTAATGGATTCTCTACTTAATATCCACCTTTTTGACCCAAAAACAGGAAAACCGCTTGGTCAAGGTTTCGGCAATAGAAGAATACGCTACGACACGCTTCCAGGTGGTTTGATACATGCCAAGTCTACTTTTCAATTTATTCAATACATGAGGAAAGATACACTTGCAGGTATAGAATCAATTGGACTAAAAATTAATGAGGGGCAATAA
- the ricT gene encoding PSP1 domain-containing protein, whose protein sequence is MSGCTNCSTDSSSGGGCQNNGSCGTSDCNKMNAFDWLSHMGIPEVDKFDIVEVKFKGGRKEYYRNSGHLQLTTGDPVVVDVPNGHHIGYVSLQGELVRLQMQKRKIKNDDNILSIYRVATSKDIEKWQDAKNREVPTIYRGKQIIDEIKLSMKLSDVEYQADNSKATFYYSADDRVDFRELIKLLASEFKIRVEMRQISLRQEAGRLGGVGVCGRELCCSTWIHDFKSVTTSAARYQNLSLNPSKLSGQCGRLKCCLNFELESYLSALEDIPNVEKPLLTEAGKAKLQKTDIFRRLMWFSYNDDNNWHSIDCDRVKSIIEQNEKGIVPFNLQQDKAFEGEYDNNKTNEDLELLDKKFANSRSKKKRKPKSRKPNPQNNTTAENPQKNQEKAEAKPRHPKNKRAPRRNNKPQNAQTKPVNSPKEADSNSPKAQGNNRNKRRKPNNRNKGPKGGENNAKSNEK, encoded by the coding sequence ATGTCAGGATGCACAAACTGCAGTACCGACTCCTCTTCTGGGGGAGGCTGCCAAAATAATGGCAGTTGTGGTACCAGCGATTGTAATAAAATGAATGCTTTTGATTGGTTATCCCACATGGGAATACCCGAGGTAGATAAATTTGATATTGTAGAAGTAAAATTTAAAGGCGGAAGAAAGGAATATTACAGAAATTCAGGACACTTGCAATTGACTACTGGTGATCCAGTAGTAGTAGATGTTCCCAATGGACATCACATTGGCTATGTTTCCTTACAAGGAGAGCTGGTAAGGCTCCAAATGCAAAAAAGGAAAATAAAAAACGATGACAATATTCTAAGCATTTACCGCGTGGCCACCTCTAAAGATATAGAGAAATGGCAGGATGCAAAAAACAGAGAGGTTCCAACCATTTACAGAGGAAAGCAGATCATTGATGAAATCAAGCTTTCCATGAAATTGTCTGACGTAGAATACCAGGCAGACAATTCCAAAGCTACCTTTTATTATTCTGCTGACGACAGGGTGGATTTCCGTGAACTCATCAAACTTCTGGCCTCTGAATTTAAAATCAGGGTAGAGATGAGACAAATCAGTCTCCGGCAAGAAGCTGGCAGATTGGGAGGCGTTGGTGTATGTGGAAGGGAACTGTGCTGTTCTACTTGGATCCATGATTTCAAAAGTGTTACCACTTCTGCAGCAAGGTACCAAAACCTATCATTAAACCCCAGCAAGCTTTCGGGACAATGTGGGCGATTAAAGTGCTGTCTAAACTTTGAATTGGAAAGTTACCTAAGTGCTCTTGAGGACATTCCAAATGTAGAAAAACCCTTATTGACTGAAGCTGGAAAAGCTAAGCTCCAAAAAACAGATATATTCCGACGTTTAATGTGGTTTAGTTATAATGATGACAACAATTGGCATTCAATTGACTGTGATAGGGTTAAATCAATTATTGAGCAAAATGAAAAAGGAATCGTTCCTTTTAACTTGCAGCAGGACAAAGCCTTTGAAGGTGAATACGACAATAATAAGACAAACGAAGACCTTGAATTATTAGACAAGAAATTCGCTAACTCAAGATCAAAAAAGAAAAGGAAACCCAAATCAAGAAAGCCAAACCCGCAAAACAATACTACTGCTGAAAATCCGCAGAAAAATCAAGAAAAAGCAGAAGCCAAACCACGCCATCCAAAAAATAAACGAGCGCCGCGAAGAAACAATAAGCCTCAAAATGCGCAAACTAAGCCGGTGAATTCACCAAAAGAAGCTGATTCTAACAGCCCAAAAGCTCAAGGCAACAACAGAAATAAAAGGAGAAAACCCAATAACAGAAACAAAGGACCTAAAGGAGGTGAAAACAACGCTAAATCCAATGAAAAGTAA
- the purD gene encoding phosphoribosylamine--glycine ligase: MNILLIGSGGRENAFAWKIKQSEKCEKLWIAPGNAGSSAFGENISIGVNDFEGIKNFCLQNKVDLLVVGPEEPLVRGLKDYMAQIPEVAGIPIVGPGESGARLEGSKDFSKNFMMAHGIPTASYATFTSASLQEGVDYLKKQNLPIVLKADGLAAGKGVLICSSYEEAESCLKDMLIGQKFGDASTRVVIETFLTGIELSVFVATDGENYKILPEAKDYKRIGEGDTGPNTGGMGAISPVPFADKAFMEKVEERVVKPTISGLKKDGIDFRGFLFIGLMNMEGEPYVIEYNVRMGDPETQAVLPRIKSDFLELLNATANKTLIDYKLEIAPTKTATVVMVAGGYPEAYEKGKAISGLEETNIKQAITFHAGTKLDSADQVVTNGGRVLGITGLGDSVEKAIENAYLRVSEITWEKANYRKDIGQDILKLGN; encoded by the coding sequence ATGAACATATTGCTTATAGGAAGCGGTGGCAGAGAAAATGCCTTTGCCTGGAAAATAAAACAAAGTGAAAAATGTGAGAAATTATGGATAGCACCGGGCAATGCCGGTTCCTCTGCTTTTGGCGAGAACATATCCATAGGTGTAAATGATTTTGAAGGCATAAAAAACTTTTGCCTTCAAAACAAAGTAGACCTCCTAGTAGTAGGCCCTGAAGAACCTTTGGTTAGGGGATTGAAGGATTATATGGCTCAAATTCCAGAAGTTGCTGGAATACCTATTGTTGGTCCTGGGGAATCAGGAGCACGACTCGAAGGAAGCAAAGATTTCTCCAAAAATTTCATGATGGCCCATGGTATTCCTACAGCCTCATATGCCACTTTCACTTCGGCTAGCCTACAAGAAGGTGTCGATTACCTGAAGAAGCAAAATCTCCCTATTGTATTAAAGGCAGATGGCCTTGCGGCTGGTAAAGGCGTATTGATATGCAGCAGCTACGAAGAAGCTGAAAGCTGCCTAAAAGACATGTTGATAGGTCAAAAGTTTGGAGATGCTTCAACAAGAGTTGTTATTGAAACTTTCTTGACCGGAATTGAGCTTTCTGTATTTGTAGCTACAGATGGAGAGAATTACAAAATACTTCCAGAAGCAAAGGATTACAAAAGAATTGGAGAAGGAGATACAGGCCCAAATACCGGAGGTATGGGTGCCATTAGTCCTGTTCCTTTTGCTGATAAAGCCTTTATGGAAAAGGTAGAAGAAAGAGTTGTCAAACCAACCATATCTGGACTTAAAAAAGACGGAATCGACTTTAGAGGATTTTTATTTATTGGGCTGATGAACATGGAAGGAGAACCTTATGTCATTGAATACAATGTCAGAATGGGCGATCCTGAAACCCAGGCAGTACTTCCAAGAATTAAAAGTGATTTTCTGGAATTACTCAATGCCACAGCAAATAAAACCTTAATTGACTATAAACTTGAGATCGCTCCTACCAAAACCGCTACTGTAGTAATGGTGGCGGGAGGTTATCCTGAAGCCTACGAAAAAGGAAAAGCCATCTCTGGTCTTGAAGAAACAAATATCAAACAAGCCATTACCTTTCATGCAGGAACAAAGTTAGATTCTGCTGACCAGGTAGTCACCAATGGTGGCCGCGTTTTAGGAATTACCGGTTTAGGTGATAGCGTAGAAAAGGCGATTGAAAATGCTTACCTCAGGGTAAGCGAAATCACATGGGAAAAAGCCAATTACCGAAAAGATATAGGACAAGACATCCTCAAACTAGGTAATTAA
- the recQ gene encoding DNA helicase RecQ: MDKEVKDNLKKIFGFNQFRGNQQLIVDNILKGNNTFVIMPTGAGKSLCYQLPAVSKSGTAIVISPLIALMKNQVDQLNSFGINAHFLNSTLSKTESNRVKGEVSAGLTKLLYVAPESLTKEENVKFLKNADISFVAIDEAHCISEWGHDFRPEYRKIKSIISQIGDNLPVIALTATATPKVQQDIQRNLQMEEADLYKSSFNRTNLYYEVRPKVKNETKKEIIKYIKSQKGKSGIIYCLSRKKVTEIAELLKVNGINAAPYHAGLDGHVRVKNQDDFLNEEVDVIVATIAFGMGIDKPDVRYVIHYDVPKSLEGYYQETGRSGRDGLEGHCLMFYRYEDIVKLEKFNKDKPVNERENARVLLQEMAAYSESSVCRRRFLLHYFGETLSTDCGFCDNCKKTKETFEGKDDIVKVINAVKETNQRFSMDHIVSLIRGEENDYILSYDHNKLPSFGVGKDKDEIHWKTVLRQAMIFGFLEKDIENYGIILLSDQSEAFLKKPHSVTLSKNHNFDKMAESVSSEEMNTIGKAYDEKLYELLKLERKKVAKAKNLPPYVIFQDPSLEEMATVYPTTSEELAQINGVGMGKVSKFGRSFLRLIENYVEENEIITASDVVVKTSGIRSKVKITIIQQIDRKIDLDEIANNLNISMSDLLHEIEQIIYSGTKLNINYYIENIMDDEREDILQDYFMTAESDHIKDAMAELEDDDFAEEEVRVYRIKFISDHAN, from the coding sequence GTGGACAAAGAGGTTAAAGATAATTTAAAAAAAATATTTGGTTTCAATCAATTCAGAGGAAACCAACAGTTGATAGTGGACAATATTCTGAAGGGCAACAATACCTTCGTAATAATGCCAACAGGCGCAGGGAAGTCACTTTGTTATCAATTGCCAGCTGTCTCTAAAAGCGGGACAGCCATCGTCATCTCTCCATTGATAGCCCTGATGAAAAATCAGGTGGATCAATTGAACAGTTTTGGCATAAACGCTCATTTTCTAAACTCTACCCTCAGTAAAACAGAATCCAATAGGGTGAAAGGTGAAGTCAGCGCCGGTCTTACCAAATTGCTCTATGTAGCACCTGAGTCGCTGACGAAGGAAGAGAATGTCAAATTCCTAAAAAATGCAGACATTAGCTTTGTGGCCATAGACGAAGCCCACTGTATTTCTGAATGGGGCCATGATTTCAGACCAGAATACCGAAAGATAAAATCCATTATTTCTCAAATTGGGGACAACCTTCCAGTAATTGCCTTAACGGCTACAGCTACGCCAAAAGTCCAACAGGACATTCAGCGTAACCTACAAATGGAAGAGGCTGATCTCTATAAGTCTTCCTTCAATAGGACCAACCTCTATTACGAGGTTAGGCCTAAGGTCAAGAATGAAACCAAGAAAGAGATAATTAAATACATAAAATCCCAGAAAGGTAAATCTGGAATTATTTATTGCCTGAGCAGAAAAAAAGTTACTGAAATAGCTGAGCTATTGAAAGTGAACGGGATCAATGCTGCCCCTTATCATGCTGGCCTTGATGGTCACGTGAGGGTGAAAAATCAGGATGATTTCTTAAATGAGGAAGTAGATGTAATCGTAGCGACCATAGCCTTTGGCATGGGAATAGATAAACCTGATGTCAGGTATGTCATCCATTACGATGTTCCAAAATCACTTGAAGGATACTATCAGGAAACTGGAAGGTCAGGAAGGGATGGACTTGAGGGTCACTGTCTGATGTTTTACAGATATGAGGACATTGTCAAATTGGAGAAATTCAATAAGGACAAACCAGTAAATGAACGGGAAAATGCCAGGGTACTCCTACAGGAAATGGCAGCCTACTCTGAAAGTTCTGTTTGCCGCAGACGATTTCTTTTACACTATTTTGGAGAGACCTTATCTACCGATTGTGGCTTTTGCGACAACTGTAAAAAAACCAAGGAGACCTTTGAAGGAAAAGACGATATTGTAAAAGTTATTAATGCTGTAAAGGAAACCAATCAGCGGTTTAGTATGGATCATATTGTCAGCCTTATCAGGGGTGAGGAGAATGATTATATACTAAGCTATGACCACAATAAGCTTCCTTCATTCGGTGTAGGAAAAGACAAAGACGAAATCCATTGGAAGACCGTTTTAAGGCAGGCTATGATTTTTGGCTTCCTTGAAAAAGACATAGAGAATTACGGTATAATTTTACTTTCAGATCAGAGTGAAGCTTTCTTAAAAAAACCTCACTCTGTCACGCTAAGTAAAAATCATAATTTTGATAAAATGGCAGAAAGCGTTTCATCAGAAGAAATGAATACGATCGGTAAAGCCTACGATGAAAAACTTTATGAGTTATTAAAACTTGAACGTAAAAAAGTAGCCAAAGCTAAAAATTTACCTCCCTATGTAATCTTCCAAGACCCTTCCTTAGAGGAGATGGCTACGGTCTACCCTACTACCTCTGAGGAATTGGCTCAGATAAATGGAGTTGGAATGGGAAAGGTCAGCAAGTTTGGCAGGTCTTTTCTTAGGTTGATAGAGAACTATGTAGAGGAAAACGAGATCATTACTGCCTCAGATGTAGTAGTAAAGACATCAGGCATAAGGTCTAAAGTTAAAATCACTATTATTCAACAGATAGACAGGAAAATTGACCTTGATGAAATTGCCAATAACCTGAATATTAGCATGAGCGATTTACTGCACGAAATTGAGCAGATAATCTATAGTGGAACTAAATTAAACATCAATTATTATATAGAAAACATCATGGATGATGAACGAGAAGACATCCTCCAAGATTATTTTATGACAGCTGAATCGGATCATATCAAAGATGCCATGGCAGAACTTGAAGACGATGACTTTGCAGAAGAAGAAGTCCGCGTTTACCGAATCAAATTCATATCAGATCACGCCAATTAA